From Bacteroidota bacterium, a single genomic window includes:
- a CDS encoding 2-oxoacid:ferredoxin oxidoreductase subunit beta yields the protein MDTLLDKPLTAKDFTTDQDVRWCPGCGDYSILKQVQSVLPEIGLKREEIVFVSGIGCSSRFPYYMETYGMHSIHGRATAVASGLKAVRPDLSVWIVTGDGDALSIGGNHLIHLLRRNFDVNILLFNNEIYGLTKGQYSPTSPIGKVAKSTPYGSLDHPFNPLALCLGADATFVARSMDRDPKHLRELILRTHKHKGTSLLEIYQNCNVFNDGAFEVFTEKSSKKNETIFVEQSKPLLFGDNNEKGIKLDGFTPIVVNVNEANVSANDLWIHDEKDRVKAEMLVRFFNDATADNHLPRPFGVFYEEERNTYEEDFNQQIENTIQQKGKGNLDDLLRGKNTWEIN from the coding sequence ATGGATACATTACTAGATAAACCACTTACAGCAAAAGATTTTACTACCGACCAAGATGTACGTTGGTGCCCGGGTTGCGGAGATTATTCTATATTAAAACAAGTACAAAGCGTATTGCCCGAAATTGGATTGAAGCGCGAAGAAATTGTATTTGTATCTGGAATTGGCTGTTCATCGCGCTTTCCGTATTACATGGAAACCTATGGCATGCATAGCATACATGGTCGTGCAACAGCAGTTGCTAGCGGACTTAAAGCCGTGCGCCCCGATTTAAGCGTTTGGATTGTAACAGGCGATGGCGATGCACTTTCTATTGGAGGCAATCACTTAATACATTTACTGCGTAGAAATTTTGATGTAAATATTTTATTGTTCAACAACGAGATTTATGGACTAACAAAAGGACAATACTCTCCCACATCGCCTATTGGGAAAGTGGCAAAATCTACTCCATACGGCTCGCTAGACCATCCGTTTAATCCACTAGCATTGTGCTTAGGAGCAGACGCTACGTTTGTAGCACGCAGCATGGACAGAGACCCTAAACATTTGCGAGAGCTTATTTTACGCACTCACAAACACAAAGGCACTTCGTTATTAGAAATTTATCAAAACTGCAATGTATTTAACGATGGGGCTTTTGAAGTGTTTACCGAAAAATCGAGCAAGAAAAACGAAACCATTTTTGTAGAACAAAGCAAACCATTGCTATTTGGCGACAACAACGAAAAAGGAATTAAGTTAGACGGCTTTACTCCGATTGTGGTAAATGTAAACGAAGCGAATGTATCTGCAAATGATTTGTGGATACACGATGAAAAAGACAGAGTAAAAGCAGAAATGTTGGTACGCTTTTTTAATGATGCTACTGCAGATAATCATTTACCACGACCATTTGGCGTGTTTTACGAAGAGGAAAGAAATACCTACGAAGAAGATTTTAACCAACAAATTGAAAATACTATCCAACAAAAGGGGAAAGGAAATTTAGATGATTTGTTGAGAGGGAAAAACACGTGGGAGATTAATTAA
- a CDS encoding 2-oxoacid:acceptor oxidoreductase subunit alpha — MSTTIQDKKNVVILFAGDSGDGIQLTGSQFTSTSALVGNDISTFPNFPAEIRAPQGTLAGVSGFQLHFGSVNVYTAGDVCDVLVVMNAAGLKANLKTLKKGGIIIANTDGFDPKNLLLAKFPKDVNPLTDGSLNEYELKTIDVTKLTKTCLEGSGLGTKEIDRCKNMFVLGFVYWMYNRNIDFSIDYIKETFKKKPEIADANIKVLKAGYSYGDTTETFMNRYVVKAAPMAKGTYRSITGNQAAALGLIAAGDKSKLKLFYATYPITPASDILHELSKHKNFGVGTFQAEDEIAAVTAAIGASFGGSLGVTASSGPGIALKGEAIGLATMLELPLVIVNVQRGGPSTGLPTKTEQADLLQALFGRNSECPVPVIAAQSPSDCFDAVYEACLIAVQHMTPIFFLSDGYIANGSEPWKFPKAKDLKDIHVKFTTEKNSENTFLPYKRDEKLSRPWALPGTKGLQHRIGGLEKEHETGNISYDPDNHEFMVRLRAQKVEKIADYIPEQKIEQGNGKGKVLVLGWGSTFGSIKTAVKELIDEGHDVSQAHIRYLNPLPKNLGTILRNYEKVLIPEMNMGQLLMLIRSKYLVDAIGLNKIKGMPFTAAEIKNRVIQLSKS, encoded by the coding sequence ATGAGCACTACAATACAAGACAAGAAAAATGTTGTGATTCTTTTCGCTGGCGATTCCGGTGATGGTATTCAACTAACAGGTTCCCAATTTACTTCTACTTCTGCACTGGTAGGAAACGACATAAGTACATTCCCTAATTTTCCGGCTGAGATTCGTGCTCCGCAAGGAACATTGGCAGGCGTTTCCGGATTTCAATTGCATTTTGGCAGTGTAAATGTTTATACCGCAGGCGATGTGTGCGATGTGCTAGTAGTTATGAATGCTGCAGGTTTAAAAGCCAATTTGAAGACATTAAAAAAAGGTGGAATTATAATTGCAAATACCGATGGTTTTGATCCTAAAAATTTATTGTTGGCAAAATTCCCAAAGGATGTTAATCCTTTGACAGATGGGTCTCTTAACGAGTACGAGCTTAAAACTATTGATGTAACAAAGCTTACCAAAACATGCTTAGAAGGTTCCGGACTTGGCACCAAAGAAATAGACCGATGCAAAAACATGTTTGTGTTAGGTTTTGTGTATTGGATGTACAACAGGAATATCGATTTCTCTATTGATTATATAAAAGAAACTTTTAAGAAAAAGCCTGAAATAGCAGATGCAAATATCAAAGTACTGAAGGCCGGCTACAGCTATGGAGATACTACCGAAACATTTATGAATAGGTATGTTGTAAAAGCTGCACCAATGGCTAAGGGCACCTACAGAAGCATTACAGGGAATCAAGCAGCTGCATTAGGCTTGATTGCTGCGGGTGACAAATCAAAACTCAAGTTATTTTACGCTACCTATCCAATTACTCCGGCATCGGATATTCTGCACGAATTATCGAAACATAAAAATTTTGGCGTGGGCACCTTTCAAGCCGAAGATGAAATAGCTGCTGTAACTGCTGCAATTGGCGCCTCATTTGGAGGCTCGCTTGGCGTAACAGCATCTTCCGGGCCTGGAATTGCACTTAAAGGTGAAGCCATAGGATTGGCTACTATGTTAGAATTGCCGTTGGTAATTGTAAATGTGCAACGTGGCGGACCAAGCACAGGATTGCCTACCAAAACAGAACAAGCAGATTTGTTGCAAGCTTTGTTTGGAAGAAACTCCGAATGCCCGGTTCCGGTTATTGCAGCACAATCTCCGTCCGATTGTTTTGATGCTGTTTATGAGGCATGTCTTATTGCAGTGCAGCACATGACTCCTATCTTTTTTCTTTCTGATGGATACATCGCCAATGGTTCTGAACCCTGGAAATTCCCCAAAGCAAAGGATTTGAAAGACATTCACGTAAAATTTACTACCGAAAAAAATTCAGAAAATACGTTTTTGCCTTATAAGCGGGATGAAAAACTATCTCGTCCGTGGGCGTTGCCTGGCACAAAAGGCTTACAGCACCGTATTGGCGGACTAGAGAAAGAACATGAAACGGGCAATATTTCATACGACCCCGATAACCATGAATTCATGGTACGTTTGAGGGCACAAAAAGTTGAAAAAATTGCTGACTATATACCCGAACAAAAAATTGAACAAGGAAACGGAAAAGGGAAAGTGCTTGTACTGGGCTGGGGCTCTACATTTGGCTCTATAAAAACAGCTGTTAAAGAATTGATAGACGAAGGTCATGATGTATCACAAGCGCATATCAGATACCTAAATCCGCTACCAAAAAATTTAGGTACTATTTTACGTAATTACGAAAAAGTACTTATCCCAGAAATGAACATGGGGCAACTGTTGATGCTTATTCGTTCGAAATATTTGGTAGATGCAATTGGATTAAATAAAATAAAAGGAATGCCATTTACAGCAGCAGAAATAAAAAACAGAGTAATTCAACTATCTAAATCCTAA
- a CDS encoding site-specific integrase has product MLKTIDHARWSQTNKCWIVNNTKENLKEILRLLKNIATIEVIGPIPEKIEDSANVLVSHKKITSNELSKETLSKILKYKYWLRSKRYSESTIKTYTEALQSFLKFYSSKPISEINNNDVIIYNNEFILKNNLSASYQNQVVNAIKLFFSKIENTKINVEQIHRPKKAFKLPQVLSLSEVETMLNGLSNIKHKTMLALIYSGGLRRSELLNMEINHVDSKRMIITIKDSKGNRDRIVPLSETILEMLRKYYVVYKPKKYLFEGQKGGKYTETSLEEVFHKAKRLAKINKSVSLHTLRHSYATHLLEGGTNLRYIQELLGHKNPKTTQIYTHVSSEGLGKVTSPIEKLKLK; this is encoded by the coding sequence ATATTAAAAACAATAGACCATGCACGTTGGAGCCAAACCAATAAATGTTGGATAGTAAATAACACCAAAGAAAATCTAAAAGAAATCCTCAGACTGCTTAAAAACATAGCTACCATAGAGGTTATAGGCCCTATTCCTGAAAAAATTGAAGATTCCGCTAACGTACTTGTTAGCCACAAAAAAATAACTAGCAATGAACTCTCCAAAGAAACACTAAGCAAAATATTAAAATACAAATATTGGTTGCGCAGCAAAAGATACAGCGAAAGCACTATTAAAACATATACAGAAGCTTTGCAATCGTTTTTAAAATTTTATTCTAGTAAACCGATTTCCGAAATAAATAACAACGATGTTATTATTTACAACAATGAGTTTATTTTAAAAAATAACTTATCGGCATCGTATCAAAATCAAGTAGTGAATGCGATAAAATTATTTTTTAGCAAAATTGAGAATACTAAAATCAATGTTGAACAAATTCATCGCCCTAAAAAAGCATTTAAACTTCCTCAGGTATTAAGTTTAAGTGAGGTTGAAACAATGCTGAACGGCTTAAGTAATATTAAGCATAAAACCATGTTGGCATTAATATATTCAGGAGGCTTAAGAAGAAGTGAACTCTTGAATATGGAAATTAACCATGTGGATTCAAAACGAATGATAATTACAATAAAAGATTCAAAAGGTAATAGAGATAGGATTGTTCCTTTGTCTGAAACAATTTTAGAAATGCTACGAAAATATTATGTAGTATATAAACCAAAAAAATATTTATTTGAAGGGCAGAAAGGCGGTAAGTATACCGAAACTAGCCTTGAAGAGGTATTTCATAAGGCAAAAAGATTGGCTAAAATTAATAAAAGTGTTAGCTTGCATACACTAAGACACAGTTATGCAACCCACCTATTGGAAGGTGGAACTAACTTAAGGTATATACAAGAATTATTGGGGCATAAGAATCCAAAAACAACTCAAATATATACACATGTAAGTAGTGAAGGGCTTGGAAAAGTAACAAGTCCAATTGAAAAATTGAAGTTAAAATAA
- a CDS encoding T9SS type A sorting domain-containing protein, translating to MRNTIFLIFALFTFSSLLANDDCSNALAVPVANSASSCVSTSVNTAGSTQSSDAASCISTSQDDDVWYSFVATSTDITLKVSNVNSSNGNNTIYAPGFVIYEAGCGGTEIRCDARVSDNGGTNDTLQLHSLIIGETYYVRTFFWGGPNSGTFDLCAFEDAPSNDECATPTYLSTGIGPVCNILSSYRGTTSNATASAIAESSCGSAVDMDDDVWFTFYVYSANTTVEVTGLGNFDAVVEVYSGCSAGSLVACQDSFAAGATEKVRLTGLTVGSFYFVRVADYNNTVPSNSQFDICIYDSAPTSTVPPNDNCSGAITINVGANANACSGTAVNTNNATQSSNPSNCLISSQDDDVWYKFVATGSTIRLKVLNRSSTSTYAFMSVYSGSCSGTEIKCRSQLTGDTLLLLGLVVGNTYYVRTGYNGSSTRGTFNICAYQTSPAAINDVCGTGAITLSVGTSCNFSTHNTAGAAAQNPPASCSGGNVAEDVWFKFVAPTANATVKVSGQTNFDAVVEVYSTCSSTVALGCSDNPSAPAATEQLSFTNLVPNNTYYVRVYDYFPSTAGNSFDICIFDSITANSIITNQVNIITVFPNPATNKVEIQNLSLENGVNEVVILNTNGQVVKKETVAAEKILVSVSDLPRGLYIVRTSNSKHLYINKLILD from the coding sequence ATGCGAAATACTATTTTTCTAATCTTTGCGCTGTTTACTTTTAGCAGTCTGCTTGCAAACGATGATTGTTCAAATGCACTAGCTGTTCCGGTTGCTAATAGTGCTTCGTCTTGTGTGTCAACTTCGGTAAATACTGCAGGTTCTACACAGTCTTCCGATGCGGCTTCTTGTATAAGTACTTCGCAAGACGATGATGTTTGGTATTCGTTTGTGGCAACAAGTACGGATATTACGCTTAAGGTATCCAATGTAAATTCGAGCAATGGGAACAATACAATTTATGCGCCTGGATTTGTGATTTACGAAGCCGGTTGCGGTGGAACAGAAATTAGATGTGATGCACGTGTTTCTGATAATGGCGGTACGAATGATACATTGCAACTGCATAGTTTAATTATAGGAGAAACCTATTATGTGAGAACATTTTTTTGGGGAGGCCCCAACAGCGGAACATTTGATTTGTGTGCGTTTGAAGATGCTCCATCGAACGATGAGTGTGCCACACCCACCTACCTGTCAACAGGAATTGGTCCGGTTTGCAATATACTTAGTTCGTATAGAGGCACTACTTCCAATGCTACAGCAAGTGCTATAGCCGAAAGTAGTTGTGGTAGTGCTGTTGATATGGATGATGATGTATGGTTTACATTCTATGTATATAGCGCAAATACAACGGTAGAAGTTACCGGACTGGGAAATTTTGATGCCGTAGTAGAAGTGTACAGTGGCTGCTCTGCCGGTTCTTTGGTGGCGTGTCAAGATTCTTTTGCCGCAGGTGCTACAGAGAAGGTAAGGCTTACGGGGCTTACCGTTGGTAGTTTTTACTTTGTGCGAGTAGCAGATTATAATAATACAGTGCCATCTAATTCGCAATTTGATATTTGTATATACGATTCTGCGCCCACATCAACAGTTCCTCCAAATGATAATTGTAGCGGAGCTATCACGATAAATGTTGGAGCAAATGCCAATGCCTGTTCCGGAACGGCTGTAAATACAAACAATGCAACGCAATCATCAAATCCTTCCAATTGTCTTATCTCTTCTCAAGACGATGATGTATGGTATAAGTTTGTGGCAACAGGAAGTACCATTCGATTAAAAGTTTTGAATAGGAGTAGCACTAGTACCTACGCCTTTATGTCTGTTTATAGCGGTAGTTGTAGTGGAACTGAAATAAAATGCAGGTCGCAGCTAACAGGAGATACGCTACTTTTATTGGGATTAGTTGTAGGAAATACGTATTACGTTAGAACCGGTTATAATGGCTCTTCTACAAGGGGTACATTCAATATTTGTGCGTATCAAACCTCTCCTGCCGCAATTAATGATGTATGCGGTACTGGAGCTATAACGCTATCTGTAGGTACATCATGCAATTTTAGCACGCACAATACTGCAGGTGCTGCTGCTCAAAACCCGCCAGCATCTTGTTCGGGAGGTAATGTGGCCGAAGATGTGTGGTTCAAATTCGTTGCTCCAACAGCCAATGCAACCGTTAAAGTAAGCGGACAAACTAATTTTGATGCAGTTGTTGAAGTGTATTCAACCTGCTCTTCAACTGTCGCGTTGGGCTGTTCGGATAATCCTTCGGCTCCTGCCGCAACCGAACAATTATCGTTTACCAATTTAGTACCTAACAATACGTACTATGTTCGGGTGTACGATTATTTTCCGTCAACCGCAGGCAACAGTTTTGATATTTGTATATTCGATTCTATAACTGCAAATTCAATCATTACCAACCAAGTAAACATAATTACTGTTTTCCCAAATCCGGCAACCAATAAAGTTGAAATACAAAACCTTTCATTAGAAAATGGTGTAAATGAGGTTGTTATATTAAATACAAACGGACAAGTGGTTAAAAAAGAGACTGTTGCAGCGGAGAAAATTTTGGTATCTGTTTCTGATTTACCAAGAGGGCTATATATTGTACGTACGTCCAACAGCAAACACCTGTATATCAATAAATTGATTTTAGATTAA